One Brassica napus cultivar Da-Ae chromosome C4, Da-Ae, whole genome shotgun sequence genomic region harbors:
- the LOC106391966 gene encoding soluble inorganic pyrophosphatase 3: MSEETYEETMETSQSPRPAPKLNERILSTLSRRSVAAHPWHDLEIGPEAPLVFNVVVEITKGSKVKYELDKKTGLIKVDRILYSSVVYPHNYGFIPRTLCEDNDPLDVLVLMQEPVLPGCFLRARAIGLMPMIDQGEMDDKIIAVCADDPEYKHFTDIKQLAPHRLSEIRRFFEDYKKNEHKEVAVNDFLPSEKAHEAIQYSMDLYAEYILHTLRR, encoded by the exons ATGAGTGAAGAAACGTATGAAGAAACGATGGAAACAAGTCAATCTCCTCGTCCTGCTCCAAAACTGAACGAAAGAATCCTTTCAACTCTATCCAGGAGATCTGTAGCTGCGCATCCATGGCACGACCTTGAGATCG GTCCTGAAGCTCCATTAGTCTTCAACGTG GTGGTTGAGATCACAAAGGGAAGCAAAGTGAAATATGAACTTGACAAAAAGACCGGTCTTATCAAG GTTGACCGGATCTTGTACTCATCTGTTGTGTATCCTCACAACTACGGATTCATACCCAGGACATTGTGTGAAGACAATGATCCTCTTGATGTTCTTGTCCTCATGCAG GAACCAGTGCTTCCAGGATGTTTTCTCCGTGCTAGAGCCATTGGATTAATGCCCATGATTGATCAG GGAGAGATGGACGACAAAATCATAGCCGTGTGTGCAGACGATCCAGAGTACAAACATTTCACCGACATCAAACAACTCGCTCCTCACCGCCTCTCAGAAATCCGCCGTTTCTTCGAAGACT ACAAGAAGAACGAGCACAAGGAGGTGGCTGTAAACGATTTCTTGCCATCGGAGAAGGCACATGAAGCAATCCAGTACTCCAT GGATCTATACGCTGAGTATATTCTCCATACCTTGAGGAGATGA
- the LOC106391965 gene encoding B3 domain-containing transcription factor NGA1-like: MMTNLSLAREGEAEAKKPIEKVEREHMFDKVVTPSDVGKLNRLVIPKQHAERYFPLDSSSNGKGLLLNFEDLTGKSWRFRYSYWNSSQSYVMTKGWSRFVKDKKLDAGDIVSFQRCVGDSRLFIDWRRRPKVPDYPTSTAHFAGGVMFPRFYSFPTATTSTCYDLYNHQPPRHHHIGYGYPQIPREFGYGYFVRSVDQRSVVADPLVIESVPVMMRGGARVSQEVVGTAGKRLRLFGVDMECGESGVTNSTEEESSSSGGSLPRAGGGGASSSSSLFQLRLGSSCEDDHFSKKGKSSLPFDLDQ, encoded by the coding sequence ATGATGACCAACTTGTCTCTTGCAAGAGAAGGAGAAGCAGAAGCAAAGAAGCCCATAGAAAAAGTTGAGAGAGAGCACATGTTCGACAAAGTGGTGACTCCAAGCGACGTAGGGAAACTAAACCGGCTCGTGATCCCAAAGCAACACGCAGAAAGATACTTCCCTCTAGATTCATCCTCAAACGGGAAAGGTTTGCTTTTAAACTTCGAAGATCTAACAGGAAAGTCATGGAGGTTCCGTTACTCTTACTGGAACAGTAGCCAGAGCTATGTCATGACTAAAGGTTGGAGCCGTTTCGTTAAAGACAAGAAGCTTGACGCCGGAGATATTGTCTCTTTCCAGAGATGTGTCGGAGACAGCCGCTTGTTTATCGATTGGAGGAGAAGACCTAAAGTCCCTGACTATCCGACATCGACTGCTCACTTTGCTGGAGGAGTTATGTTCCCTAGGTTTTACAGTTTTCCGACAGCAACTACTTCGACATGTTACGATCTGTACAATCATCAGCCGCCACGTCATCATCACATTGGTTACGGTTATCCACAGATTCCGAGAGAATTTGGATACGGGTATTTCGTTAGGTCAGTGGACCAGAGATCGGTGGTGGCTGATCCGTTAGTGATCGAATCTGTGCCGGTGATGATGCGCGGAGGAGCTCGAGTTAGTCAGGAGGTTGTTGGAACGGCCGGGAAGAGGCTGAGGCTTTTTGGAGTCGATATGGAATGTGGCGAGAGTGGAGTAACCAACAGTACGGAGGAAGAATCTTCATCTTCCGGTGGGAGTTTGCCGCGTGCCGGAGGTGGCGgtgcttcttcatcttcctctttgTTTCAGCTGAGACTTGGGAGCAGCTGTGAAGATGATCACTTCTCTAAGAAAGGAAAGTCTTCATTGCCTTTTGATTTGGATCAATAA